The proteins below come from a single Streptomyces sp. B3I8 genomic window:
- a CDS encoding 6-phospho-beta-glucosidase, producing MKLTLLGGGGFRVPLVHAALLADEGSHRITHLALHDLDRARLTAITRVLADQASHAAPGTPPLTVTSTTDLDEALRGADFVFSAIRVGGLEGRAEDERVALAEGVLGQETVGAGGIAYGLRTVPVATDIARRVARLAPDAWVINFTNPAGLVTEAMSRQLGSRVIGICDSPVGLGRRIARTLGADPEEAWIDYVGLNHLGWVRGLRVAGRDELPRLLEDPELLGSFEEGKLFGPDWLRSLGAIPNEYLHYYYFNRETVRAYQEVEKTRGAFLLGQQADFYARAARPDTPALDLWDRTRAEREATYMAENRESAGAGERAAEDLSGGYEKVALALMRAIARDERATLILNVRNGTTLSVLDADAVIEVPCLVDANGAHPVAVDPLPGHATALVCAVKAVEREVLAAAESGSRTTAVKAFATHPLVDSVNVARRLVEGYTAVHPGLAYLR from the coding sequence ATGAAACTCACCCTCCTCGGCGGCGGTGGATTCCGCGTGCCGCTCGTGCATGCCGCCCTGCTCGCCGACGAAGGTTCCCACCGCATCACCCACCTCGCCCTGCACGACCTGGACCGCGCCCGCCTCACCGCCATCACCCGGGTCCTGGCCGACCAGGCCTCCCACGCCGCTCCCGGCACTCCTCCTCTCACCGTCACCTCCACCACCGATCTCGACGAGGCCCTGCGCGGTGCGGACTTCGTGTTCTCGGCGATCCGTGTCGGCGGACTGGAGGGCCGCGCCGAGGACGAGCGCGTCGCGCTCGCGGAGGGGGTCCTCGGACAGGAGACCGTCGGCGCGGGCGGCATCGCGTACGGTCTGCGCACCGTACCCGTGGCCACCGACATCGCCCGCCGCGTCGCCCGCCTCGCCCCCGACGCCTGGGTCATCAACTTCACCAACCCGGCGGGGCTGGTCACCGAGGCGATGTCCCGTCAGCTCGGTTCGCGTGTCATCGGCATCTGCGACTCACCCGTCGGCCTCGGCCGCCGTATCGCCCGCACGCTCGGCGCCGACCCCGAGGAGGCGTGGATCGACTACGTCGGCCTCAACCACCTCGGCTGGGTCCGCGGCCTGCGCGTCGCCGGGCGCGACGAACTGCCGCGCCTGCTCGAGGACCCCGAGCTGCTCGGCTCCTTCGAGGAGGGAAAGCTCTTCGGCCCCGACTGGCTGCGCTCCCTCGGCGCGATCCCCAACGAGTACCTGCACTACTACTACTTCAACCGGGAGACCGTCCGCGCCTACCAGGAGGTGGAGAAGACCCGGGGCGCCTTCCTCCTCGGCCAGCAGGCCGACTTCTACGCCCGGGCGGCCCGCCCGGACACCCCCGCCCTCGACCTGTGGGACCGCACCCGCGCCGAACGCGAGGCCACCTACATGGCGGAGAACCGGGAGTCCGCGGGTGCCGGCGAGCGCGCCGCGGAGGACCTCTCCGGCGGCTACGAGAAGGTCGCCCTCGCCCTGATGCGGGCCATCGCCCGCGACGAGCGCGCCACGCTGATCCTCAACGTCCGCAACGGCACCACGCTGTCCGTGCTGGACGCCGACGCCGTCATCGAGGTGCCCTGCCTGGTCGACGCGAACGGCGCCCACCCGGTCGCCGTCGACCCGCTGCCCGGCCATGCCACCGCCCTGGTCTGCGCGGTGAAGGCGGTCGAGCGCGAGGTACTGGCGGCGGCCGAGTCCGGGTCCCGTACGACCGCGGTGAAGGCGTTCGCCACGCACCCGCTCGTCGACTCGGTCAACGTGGCCCGCCGGCTGGTGGAGGGGTACACCGCCGTCCACCCGGGGCTGGCCTACCTGCGATAG
- a CDS encoding carbohydrate binding domain-containing protein → MRTRPSSPPSGFLARSRRALVAVLGSAALAFAGAVAVPGTAHAANVLSNPGFESGSLSPWSCSGNLGSVVSSPVHGGSKALAGAVTSDDNAQCTQTVSVQPNTAYTLSGWVRGSYVYLGVDGGASTWASSPSAYTQLKVPFTTGASQTSVKLYVHGWYAQGTYYADDISLDGPGGGSSDTQAPSAPSNLTSTGKTSSSVSLSWSAASDNVGVTGYDVYSGGNQVLSVSGTSATVGGLSPSTAYTFTVKARDAAGNTSAASNSVSVTTSAGTGTGTGFKQAAPYLYLGWGDPPNAASVMSATGVKWYTMAFMLDSGGCNPAWDGNRPLTGGVDQSTINQIRSAGGDIVPSFGGWQGSKLGANCSSAGALAGALQKVIDAYSLKAIDMDIENTDEFENEAVQARILTALKTVKANNPGLRTIVTFGTTTTGPSYYGNRLIEQAKSLDAGIDVFTVMPFDFGGGSDMYGNTVNAAEGLKAKLKSTFGWDDATAYSHIGISGMNGLSDQQETTTPAIWTSIRDWANSHHIARLAYWAVNRDRPCAGGGVVSNCSGISQSDWQFTSITAGFKG, encoded by the coding sequence GTGCGTACTCGTCCCTCGTCACCCCCGTCAGGTTTCCTCGCGCGTTCCAGACGCGCCCTCGTCGCCGTGCTCGGCTCCGCCGCGCTGGCCTTCGCCGGGGCCGTCGCGGTGCCCGGCACGGCCCACGCGGCCAACGTCCTGTCCAACCCCGGCTTCGAGTCGGGTTCCCTCTCCCCCTGGTCCTGTTCCGGCAACCTCGGCTCCGTCGTGTCCTCCCCGGTGCACGGCGGCTCCAAGGCCCTCGCGGGCGCGGTCACCTCCGACGACAACGCCCAGTGCACCCAGACCGTGTCCGTGCAGCCCAACACCGCGTACACGCTGAGCGGTTGGGTGCGCGGCTCCTACGTGTACCTCGGTGTCGACGGCGGCGCCTCCACCTGGGCCTCCTCCCCTTCCGCGTACACCCAGCTCAAGGTGCCGTTCACCACCGGCGCCTCGCAGACCAGCGTCAAGCTGTACGTCCACGGCTGGTACGCGCAGGGCACCTACTACGCCGACGACATCTCGCTCGACGGCCCGGGCGGCGGCAGTTCCGACACCCAGGCGCCCAGCGCGCCGTCGAACCTGACCTCCACCGGCAAGACCTCCTCCAGCGTCTCGCTGTCCTGGTCGGCGGCGTCCGACAACGTGGGCGTCACCGGCTACGACGTCTACAGCGGCGGCAACCAGGTGCTCAGCGTCTCCGGGACGAGCGCCACCGTCGGCGGGCTGTCGCCGAGCACCGCCTACACCTTCACCGTCAAGGCGCGGGACGCGGCCGGGAACACCTCGGCGGCCTCCAACTCAGTGAGCGTCACGACCAGCGCGGGCACCGGCACCGGCACCGGCTTCAAGCAGGCCGCGCCCTACCTCTACCTCGGCTGGGGCGACCCGCCGAACGCGGCCTCGGTGATGAGCGCGACCGGCGTCAAGTGGTACACGATGGCGTTCATGCTCGACTCGGGCGGCTGCAACCCGGCCTGGGACGGCAACCGGCCGCTGACCGGCGGCGTCGACCAGAGCACCATCAACCAGATCCGCTCGGCCGGCGGCGACATCGTGCCCTCGTTCGGCGGCTGGCAGGGCAGCAAACTCGGCGCCAACTGCTCCTCCGCGGGCGCGCTCGCCGGAGCCCTGCAGAAGGTGATCGACGCCTACTCGCTCAAGGCGATCGACATGGACATCGAGAACACCGACGAGTTCGAGAACGAGGCCGTGCAGGCGCGTATCCTCACCGCGCTGAAGACCGTCAAGGCGAACAACCCCGGCCTCAGGACCATCGTCACCTTCGGCACCACGACGACCGGACCGAGCTACTACGGCAACCGGCTCATCGAGCAGGCCAAGTCGTTGGACGCCGGCATCGACGTCTTCACCGTCATGCCGTTCGACTTCGGCGGCGGCTCGGACATGTACGGCAACACGGTGAACGCCGCCGAGGGCCTGAAGGCCAAGCTGAAGTCGACCTTCGGGTGGGACGACGCCACCGCCTACTCCCACATCGGCATCTCCGGCATGAACGGTCTCTCCGACCAGCAGGAGACCACCACCCCGGCGATCTGGACCTCGATCCGCGACTGGGCCAACTCGCACCACATCGCGCGGCTGGCGTACTGGGCGGTCAACCGTGACCGGCCGTGCGCGGGCGGCGGAGTGGTCAGCAACTGCTCCGGGATCTCCCAGAGCGACTGGCAGTTCACCTCGATCACGGCCGGCTTCAAGGGCTGA
- a CDS encoding nuclear transport factor 2 family protein: MSAELQQVVAAYAHALDESDVPALEAVLTEDTTWTFTMPGRGALGPVAGRAAVLDFVREHAARTGKVRHHLGNVLVTTADADADTGTGTADAAEVRAYLLQTENTGGNVRTLSTGVYTFGLRRSGGAWRIAELTLALDNPL; the protein is encoded by the coding sequence GTGAGCGCCGAGCTCCAGCAGGTGGTGGCGGCCTACGCCCACGCCCTGGACGAGTCGGACGTTCCCGCGCTGGAGGCGGTCCTGACCGAGGACACCACCTGGACCTTCACGATGCCCGGGCGGGGAGCCCTCGGCCCGGTCGCCGGGCGGGCGGCGGTGCTCGACTTCGTCCGTGAGCACGCGGCCCGGACCGGGAAGGTGCGGCACCACCTCGGCAACGTCCTGGTCACCACGGCGGACGCCGACGCCGACACCGGGACCGGCACCGCCGACGCTGCCGAGGTGCGGGCCTATCTGCTGCAGACGGAGAACACCGGCGGCAACGTCCGGACGCTGTCGACCGGGGTCTACACGTTCGGTCTGCGCCGGTCCGGCGGTGCGTGGCGGATCGCCGAGCTGACCCTGGCCCTGGACAACCCCCTGTAG
- a CDS encoding NAD(P)/FAD-dependent oxidoreductase — protein sequence MSEPVGTPRGAAPRRAVVIGGGMAGMLAATALSAHAEVTVVERDALPEGPEPRKGLPQARHVHVIWSGGVRAMEELLPGVTEAWLAGGARRISLPTGLVSMQPRGWFRRWPEMQFMIACSRDLLDWVVRERVVKGPRVTVVQRAELLSLEGDADRVTGVRVRATDGEERVLPADLVVDAAGRGSRAQRWLGELGVADAPMEEVDSGLAYSSRLYRAPAGTEEFPLVNVQSDATVPVPGRTTTIEPVEGGRWLVTLSGTRGGEPPASAEEFEKFARDSVRHPVVGELIAHAEPLSEPVVTRSTINRRRYYEKVKDWPEGFVAIGDSVATYNPVYGHGLSVAAQGALALRDEVARGGLGTAGLSRRVQRAVARPVATAWELATSTDIHYPGAIGTAPGLGNRLLGAYVNRLMLTATGRPLVARAFFDVVTLSKPVSELVRPAVLAAVLRGPRQRRLTEPPLTEAEWGAVRGGSDRPV from the coding sequence ATGAGTGAACCCGTCGGCACCCCCCGCGGTGCCGCGCCCCGTCGGGCCGTCGTGATCGGCGGTGGTATGGCCGGCATGCTCGCCGCCACCGCGCTGAGCGCGCACGCCGAGGTCACCGTCGTCGAGCGCGACGCGCTGCCCGAGGGCCCCGAGCCGCGCAAGGGACTGCCGCAGGCCCGGCACGTGCACGTCATCTGGTCCGGTGGCGTCCGGGCGATGGAGGAGCTGCTGCCGGGGGTGACCGAGGCGTGGCTGGCCGGCGGGGCTCGACGGATCTCCTTGCCGACGGGGCTGGTGTCGATGCAGCCGCGCGGCTGGTTCCGGCGGTGGCCGGAGATGCAGTTCATGATCGCGTGCAGTCGGGACCTGCTGGACTGGGTGGTGCGCGAGCGGGTGGTGAAGGGCCCCCGGGTCACCGTGGTGCAGCGGGCCGAGCTGCTGTCGCTGGAGGGCGACGCGGACCGGGTGACGGGCGTACGGGTGCGGGCGACGGACGGCGAGGAACGGGTGCTCCCCGCCGACCTCGTCGTCGACGCCGCCGGGCGCGGCTCCCGGGCGCAGCGGTGGCTGGGCGAACTGGGCGTGGCGGACGCGCCGATGGAGGAGGTCGACTCCGGGCTCGCCTACTCCAGCCGGCTCTACCGCGCACCTGCGGGCACGGAGGAGTTCCCGCTGGTCAACGTGCAGTCGGACGCGACGGTTCCGGTGCCGGGGCGGACCACGACCATAGAGCCCGTCGAGGGCGGGCGGTGGCTGGTGACGCTGTCGGGCACGCGGGGCGGTGAACCGCCCGCCTCGGCCGAGGAGTTCGAGAAGTTCGCGCGAGACAGTGTGCGGCACCCGGTGGTGGGCGAACTGATCGCGCACGCGGAGCCGCTGTCGGAGCCCGTGGTCACCCGCAGCACGATCAACCGGCGGCGGTACTACGAGAAGGTCAAGGACTGGCCGGAGGGGTTCGTCGCGATCGGCGACTCCGTCGCCACGTACAACCCCGTCTACGGGCACGGGCTGTCGGTCGCCGCGCAGGGCGCCCTCGCGCTGCGGGACGAGGTGGCCCGGGGCGGGCTCGGCACGGCGGGGCTGTCGCGGCGGGTGCAGCGGGCGGTGGCCCGGCCGGTGGCGACGGCGTGGGAGCTGGCGACGAGCACGGACATCCACTACCCCGGGGCGATCGGCACGGCCCCGGGGCTGGGCAACCGGCTGCTGGGTGCGTACGTGAACCGGTTGATGCTGACGGCGACGGGGCGGCCGCTGGTGGCGCGGGCCTTCTTCGACGTGGTGACACTGTCGAAGCCGGTGTCGGAACTGGTGCGGCCGGCGGTGCTGGCAGCCGTACTGCGCGGCCCCCGGCAGCGGCGGCTCACGGAGCCGCCGCTGACCGAGGCGGAGTGGGGAGCGGTGCGCGGGGGGTCGGACCGGCCGGTGTGA
- a CDS encoding NADP-dependent oxidoreductase has protein sequence MKAIQFHEAGGPEVLRYEEVPVPAIGPGEVLVRVRAVGINPPDWYLREGMKVMPPELRPVLEFPLIPGTDMSGVVEAVAPDVTGFAVGDEVHGMLRFPGFDGRTYAEYVAAPASDLAHKPAALDHVEAAGAPMALLTAWQFLIDLGHDVPSPFTGRVHAPVPLAPGTTVLVNGAAGGVGHFAVQLAKWKGARVIAVASGRHETFLRELGADEFVDYTTTEVTDVVRDVDVVIDTVGGPRSGRFLHVLKRGGTMLPVFFAEFDPAETARLGITVSNIQVRANGPQLAEAGRLFDEGALRVGVDSTYPLSEAGSAHTRAGQGHIQGKIVLTVAAS, from the coding sequence ATGAAGGCGATCCAGTTCCACGAAGCGGGCGGCCCGGAGGTCCTGCGGTACGAGGAGGTGCCGGTTCCCGCGATCGGTCCCGGCGAGGTGCTCGTCCGGGTGCGCGCGGTGGGGATCAATCCCCCCGACTGGTACCTGCGCGAGGGGATGAAGGTGATGCCGCCCGAGCTGCGGCCCGTGCTGGAGTTCCCGCTGATCCCCGGCACGGACATGTCGGGCGTGGTCGAGGCGGTCGCCCCGGACGTGACGGGGTTCGCCGTCGGTGACGAGGTCCACGGCATGCTGCGGTTCCCCGGTTTCGACGGCCGGACGTACGCCGAGTACGTGGCCGCGCCGGCCTCGGACCTGGCGCACAAGCCCGCCGCGCTCGATCACGTGGAGGCGGCCGGGGCGCCGATGGCCCTGCTCACCGCCTGGCAGTTCCTGATCGACCTCGGTCACGACGTGCCGTCGCCCTTCACCGGCCGGGTGCACGCGCCGGTGCCCCTCGCTCCGGGGACGACCGTGCTGGTCAACGGCGCCGCCGGCGGCGTGGGCCACTTCGCCGTGCAGTTGGCCAAGTGGAAGGGGGCGCGCGTGATCGCTGTGGCCTCGGGCCGGCACGAGACGTTCCTGCGCGAACTCGGTGCCGACGAGTTCGTCGACTACACCACGACGGAGGTCACGGACGTGGTCCGCGACGTCGACGTGGTGATCGACACCGTCGGGGGTCCGCGCAGTGGACGCTTCCTGCACGTGCTCAAGCGCGGCGGCACCATGCTGCCGGTGTTCTTCGCCGAGTTCGACCCGGCGGAGACAGCGCGGCTGGGCATCACCGTCTCGAACATCCAGGTGCGCGCCAACGGCCCCCAACTCGCCGAGGCCGGGCGCCTGTTCGACGAGGGCGCGCTTCGGGTCGGCGTGGACAGCACCTACCCGCTGTCCGAGGCGGGCAGCGCGCACACGCGCGCCGGACAGGGCCACATCCAGGGCAAGATCGTACTGACGGTGGCCGCGTCGTGA
- a CDS encoding 4'-phosphopantetheinyl transferase — translation MIEELLPEAVVAVEAFGAEAAVDDAPLYPEERAVVARAVAKRRREFTAVRLCARRAMEKLGVEPRPVLPGERGAPRWPEGILGSMTHCTGYCAAALVRATELASLGIDAEPHEALPEGVLGAVAAPGERERVRALSAAHPSVHWDRLLFSAKEAVYKAWYPLTGRWLDFQEADLEIRPPSDGGTTGGFRATLLVPGPRVGDRVVRAFDGRWAVGQGLLATAVAVPHGRAPGHTA, via the coding sequence GTGATCGAGGAGTTGCTTCCGGAGGCGGTCGTCGCCGTGGAGGCGTTCGGCGCCGAGGCCGCCGTCGACGACGCGCCGCTGTACCCCGAGGAGCGGGCCGTCGTCGCCCGCGCGGTCGCCAAGCGACGGCGGGAGTTCACGGCGGTACGGCTGTGCGCGCGGCGCGCGATGGAGAAGCTGGGCGTGGAGCCGCGGCCGGTGCTGCCCGGTGAACGCGGGGCGCCGCGCTGGCCGGAGGGAATCCTCGGCAGCATGACCCACTGCACCGGCTACTGCGCGGCGGCCCTGGTCCGCGCCACGGAACTGGCCTCGCTCGGCATCGACGCCGAACCGCACGAGGCACTGCCCGAGGGGGTGCTCGGCGCGGTCGCGGCGCCCGGCGAGCGTGAGCGGGTGCGCGCGCTGTCGGCGGCGCACCCGTCCGTGCACTGGGACCGCCTGCTGTTCAGCGCCAAGGAAGCGGTGTACAAGGCCTGGTACCCGCTGACCGGGCGGTGGCTGGACTTCCAGGAGGCGGACCTGGAGATCCGGCCGCCCTCCGACGGCGGAACGACCGGCGGCTTCCGCGCGACGCTGCTCGTGCCGGGCCCCCGGGTCGGCGACCGCGTCGTACGGGCCTTCGACGGCCGGTGGGCCGTGGGGCAGGGGCTGCTGGCGACAGCGGTGGCGGTGCCGCACGGGCGCGCGCCCGGCCACACCGCCTGA
- a CDS encoding glycoside hydrolase family 16 protein produces the protein MTETLPSGTGRIHRRRRSLRRALVAIVGTLGLAAAAATATTGSASASAPTPPAGWSQVFLDDFNGAAGTGVDTNNWQYDTGTSYPGGAGNWGTGEVETMTSSTSNVALDGAGNLQITPRRDSSGRWTSGRIETRRTDFQPPSGGKLRVQARIQLPNVTGAAAKGYWPAFWTLGAPFRGNYQNWPAVGELDIMENVQGLNTDWATMHCGVNPDGPCKETNGIGGTTSCTGTTCQAGFHTYAMEWDRSTSPEEVRFYLDGVNFHTVRANQVDATTWANATNHGYFVILNVAMGGGFPGAFGGGPDGGTEPGHPMTVDYVQVLSTSGDGGGTTPPPGSRDAYGTIQAESFDSQSGTFTESTSDSGGGQNIGAVANGDWALYKGVKFGSDAAHQFQARVASGAGSGVSGLVEVRLDSRSAAPIGSFALGNTGGWQSWRTVPANISGVTGTHDVYLTFTSGQPADFVNVNWFTFGH, from the coding sequence ATGACCGAGACACTCCCCTCCGGCACCGGCCGGATCCACCGCAGACGCCGGTCCCTGCGGCGCGCACTCGTCGCGATCGTCGGCACCCTGGGCCTGGCCGCCGCCGCGGCCACCGCCACCACCGGCTCCGCCAGCGCCTCGGCGCCCACTCCCCCGGCGGGCTGGTCCCAGGTCTTCCTGGACGACTTCAACGGTGCCGCCGGCACCGGGGTCGACACCAACAACTGGCAGTACGACACCGGTACTTCGTACCCCGGCGGCGCCGGCAACTGGGGCACCGGCGAGGTCGAGACGATGACCTCCAGCACCAGCAACGTCGCCCTGGACGGCGCCGGCAACCTACAGATCACCCCGCGCCGGGACTCCTCCGGGCGCTGGACCTCCGGCCGTATCGAGACGCGGCGCACCGACTTCCAGCCGCCGTCGGGCGGGAAGCTGCGGGTGCAGGCCCGCATCCAGCTCCCGAACGTCACCGGTGCGGCGGCCAAGGGCTACTGGCCGGCGTTCTGGACGCTGGGCGCCCCGTTCCGGGGCAACTACCAGAACTGGCCGGCCGTCGGCGAGCTGGACATCATGGAGAACGTCCAGGGGCTCAACACCGACTGGGCGACGATGCACTGCGGCGTCAACCCGGACGGGCCCTGCAAGGAGACCAACGGCATCGGCGGTACGACCTCCTGCACCGGCACCACCTGTCAGGCCGGGTTCCACACGTACGCGATGGAGTGGGACAGGTCGACCAGCCCGGAGGAGGTGCGGTTCTACCTCGACGGCGTCAACTTCCACACCGTGCGGGCCAATCAGGTCGACGCGACGACGTGGGCGAACGCCACGAACCACGGCTACTTCGTCATTCTCAACGTCGCGATGGGCGGCGGTTTCCCGGGCGCCTTCGGCGGCGGCCCGGACGGCGGCACCGAGCCGGGGCACCCGATGACCGTCGACTACGTGCAGGTGCTGTCGACCTCCGGTGACGGGGGCGGTACGACGCCGCCGCCCGGGAGCCGGGACGCGTACGGGACGATCCAGGCGGAGTCGTTCGACAGCCAGTCCGGGACGTTCACGGAGTCCACGTCCGACAGCGGTGGCGGCCAGAACATCGGCGCGGTCGCCAACGGGGACTGGGCGCTGTACAAGGGCGTCAAGTTCGGCTCGGACGCGGCGCACCAGTTCCAGGCGCGGGTCGCGAGCGGGGCCGGCAGCGGGGTGAGCGGTCTGGTCGAGGTACGGCTGGACAGCCGGAGCGCGGCGCCGATCGGGAGTTTCGCGCTGGGGAACACGGGCGGCTGGCAGAGCTGGCGTACGGTGCCGGCGAACATCAGCGGGGTGACGGGGACGCACGACGTCTACCTGACCTTCACGAGCGGCCAGCCCGCGGACTTCGTCAACGTCAACTGGTTCACGTTCGGCCACTGA
- a CDS encoding AraC family transcriptional regulator produces the protein MNSRETDMVDTGTGTYGDGFQTSEGEITPAGTAPAGTASVGSPSGAGIQTFPFDARASVSGVGMQIGPMGEGGPTWQSRAVPERVHRVDFHVVMLFTGEPVTHMIDFADHEARAGDVLWIRPGQVHRFRPAHAYRGTALTMQPGFLPRAIVEATELYRYDLPPLLHPGPAQLAALRHSLEQLEREYVDTATLPPSVHTAVLRHTLTAFLYRLAHLAAGSAGRRAVAGADSAFERFRAAVERDFATNHSVSAYADALGYSRRTLVRAVRAATGETPKGFIDKRVVLEAKRMLAHTEVPVGRVGAALGFPDAANFSKFFHQRTGLTPALFRAEMS, from the coding sequence ATGAACTCACGCGAGACGGACATGGTGGACACGGGCACGGGTACCTACGGAGACGGGTTCCAGACCTCCGAGGGGGAGATCACGCCGGCGGGGACCGCGCCGGCGGGGACCGCGTCGGTGGGCTCGCCCTCCGGCGCGGGCATCCAGACCTTCCCGTTCGACGCGCGGGCGAGCGTGAGCGGCGTCGGCATGCAGATCGGGCCCATGGGGGAGGGCGGTCCGACGTGGCAGTCCCGGGCGGTGCCGGAGCGGGTGCACCGCGTCGACTTCCACGTCGTGATGCTGTTCACCGGGGAGCCGGTGACCCACATGATCGACTTCGCCGACCACGAGGCCCGCGCGGGCGACGTGCTGTGGATCCGCCCCGGCCAGGTCCACCGGTTCCGGCCCGCGCACGCGTACCGGGGGACGGCGCTCACCATGCAGCCCGGGTTCCTGCCACGGGCGATCGTCGAGGCGACCGAGCTCTACCGCTACGACCTGCCGCCCCTGCTCCACCCCGGCCCGGCACAGCTCGCCGCGCTGCGGCACTCCCTGGAGCAACTGGAGCGGGAGTACGTGGACACGGCGACGCTCCCGCCGAGCGTGCACACCGCCGTGCTGCGGCACACCCTGACCGCGTTCCTGTACCGCCTCGCCCACCTCGCGGCCGGCTCGGCGGGGCGGCGGGCGGTGGCGGGGGCGGACAGCGCGTTCGAGCGGTTCCGGGCCGCCGTCGAGCGGGACTTCGCGACGAACCACAGCGTCAGCGCGTACGCCGACGCGCTCGGGTACTCCCGCCGCACGCTGGTGCGCGCGGTGCGCGCGGCCACGGGGGAGACGCCGAAGGGGTTCATCGACAAGAGGGTGGTGCTGGAGGCGAAGAGGATGCTGGCGCACACGGAGGTGCCGGTCGGCCGCGTGGGCGCGGCGCTGGGGTTCCCGGACGCGGCGAACTTCTCGAAGTTCTTCCACCAGCGCACGGGGCTGACGCCGGCGTTGTTCCGCGCGGAGATGAGCTGA
- a CDS encoding LysR family transcriptional regulator, whose translation MNDPGQDLDLRLVRYFTVVAAHRHFGRAAADLHVAQPALSRQIQRLEKHLGTRLLDRTPRGARLTPAGEEFLPWAEALLRAARQAERAVRETAGAARLAVGYVEDLVITDAVRELRSRHPHAEIVTRYLNCRDVGALTEHRIDALIARAPLPFAEDEVSTVPLYEEPRMLVVPRGHPLAARASVTADELAGEEAMPCAFETEDWTSYRILGASVPAIETYEDKLELVASGRAIGVLPIGDRRSSLRPDLVTVPLEGAPPSQVVLVSRKDDPNPMIDALRAAAGAALTAPTL comes from the coding sequence GTGAACGATCCCGGACAGGACCTGGACCTGCGACTCGTGCGCTACTTCACCGTGGTGGCGGCGCACCGGCACTTCGGCCGGGCCGCCGCCGACCTGCACGTGGCCCAGCCGGCCCTGAGTCGCCAGATCCAGCGGCTGGAGAAGCATCTCGGGACCCGGCTGCTGGACCGCACCCCACGGGGTGCCCGGCTCACCCCGGCCGGCGAGGAGTTCCTCCCCTGGGCCGAGGCCCTGCTGCGGGCCGCCCGCCAGGCCGAGCGGGCCGTGCGGGAGACGGCCGGGGCCGCACGCCTCGCGGTCGGCTACGTCGAGGACCTGGTCATCACCGACGCGGTCCGGGAACTGCGCAGCCGGCACCCGCACGCCGAGATCGTCACCCGGTACCTGAACTGCCGTGACGTCGGGGCGCTGACCGAGCACCGCATCGACGCCCTGATCGCGCGGGCCCCGCTGCCCTTCGCCGAGGACGAGGTGTCCACCGTCCCGCTGTACGAGGAGCCCCGGATGCTCGTCGTCCCGCGCGGGCACCCCCTCGCCGCCCGGGCGTCGGTGACGGCGGACGAACTGGCCGGCGAGGAGGCGATGCCGTGCGCGTTCGAGACCGAGGACTGGACCTCCTACCGGATCCTCGGGGCCTCGGTGCCGGCGATCGAGACCTACGAGGACAAGCTGGAGCTCGTCGCGAGCGGCCGGGCGATCGGCGTGCTGCCGATCGGTGACCGGCGCAGCTCGCTCCGCCCCGACCTGGTCACCGTCCCGCTCGAAGGGGCTCCCCCCAGCCAGGTCGTCCTGGTCAGCCGCAAGGACGACCCGAATCCCATGATCGACGCGCTTCGGGCGGCGGCCGGCGCCGCACTGACGGCACCGACGCTCTGA